The following coding sequences are from one Chaetodon trifascialis isolate fChaTrf1 chromosome 24, fChaTrf1.hap1, whole genome shotgun sequence window:
- the LOC139351967 gene encoding NLR family CARD domain-containing protein 3-like, with the protein MTSRLKLRGSMRGQPLLDLDLNPAVCPSRVTGQSIVSLSLKEDSPLLDLNVDLDLNPAVCPSRVTGQSIVSLSLKEDSPLLDLNVDLDLNPAVCPSRSDRSIDRFIEFKGRQSSAGPERGPGPEPSCVSFKSDRSIDRFIEFKGRQSSAGPERGPGPEPSCVSFKSDRSIDRFIEFKGDQPPAAKRVHQESSEVPSGQSAQQHQTHLDSIFLLLEENIVSFVRNELKKIKTVLSSDDPECLESQGEDEDEDAEQRRSSREAFVKITLHFLRRMKEEELAERLQSRSPAPGYQGKLKTNLKEKFQCVFEGIAKAGKRTHLNQIYTELFITEGGTGQVNDEHEVRQIETASRKPHGPETTIRQEDIFKPPGRNEPIRTVMTKGVAGIGKTVLTQKFTLDWAEDKAHQDIQFMFPLTFRELNVLREKRFSLVELVHHFFPETKEAGICRFEEFRVLFILDGLDECRLPLDFRNNEILTDATKSTSVDVLLTNLIRRNLLPSACLWITTRPAAANQIPPECVHMVTEVRGFTDPMKEEYFRKRFRDKKQASRIISHIKTSRSLHIMCHIPVFCWITATVLEDVLKTREEGQLPKTLTEMYIHFLVVQSKLKNIKYDGGAESDPQWTPESRKMIDSLGKLAFEQLQKGNLIFYQSDLTECGIDIRAASVYSGVFTQIFKEERGLYQGKVFCFVHLSVQEFLAALHVHLTFINSGVNLVSEEQTTYHEYAETHFYQSAVDKALQSPNGHLDLFLRFLMGLSLQTNQSLLRGLLTQTGSGSKNRQVAVECIKMRIEETPSAEKSINLFHCLNELNDRSLVEKIQQSLSSGKLSTDELSPAQWSALVFILLSSDKDLDVFNLKKFSASEEALLRLLPVVKASNKALLSGCNLSERSCEALSSVLRSQSSNLRELDLSDNNLQDSGVKLLSAGLESPHCALESLRLSGCLITEEGCASLASALTSNPSHLRELDLSYNHPGDSGVKLLSAGLADPYCSLDTLRVEPAGVQWLGPGLRKYSRELKLDTNTVNRKIKLSDNNRTATYVGEDQSYPDHPDRFDRCPQLLCGTGLTGRCYWEVEWTGRVSVSVSYRRIRRKGDSDDCVFGENEQSWRLICADGGRYYVWYNNSRTSISSSSSSSASNKIGVYVDWPAGTLSFYRVSSDSLIHLHTFNTTFIEPLYPGFGFGFLAGSSVSLCPL; encoded by the exons ATGACGTCCAGACTGAAGCTCAGAG gtTCTATGAGGggccagcctctgctggacctggacctgaacccagctgtgtgtccttcaagAGTGACCGGTCAATCGATCGTTTCATTGAGTTTAAAGGAAGACAGTCCTCTGCTGGACCTGAACgtggacctggacctgaacccagctgtgtgtccttcaagAGTGACCGGTCAATCGATCGTTTCATTGAGTTTAAAGGAAGACAGTCCTCTGCTGGACCTGAACgtggacctggacctgaacccagctgtgtgtccttcaagA AGTGACCGGTCAATCGATCGTTTCATTGAGTTTAAAGGAAGACAGTCCTCTGCTGGACCTGAACgtggacctggacctgaacccagctgtgtgtccttcaagAGTGACCGGTCAATCGATCGTTTCATTGAGTTTAAAGGAAGACAGTCCTCTGCTGGACCTGAACgtggacctggacctgaacccagctgtgtgtccttcaagAGTGACCGGTCAATCGATCGTTTCATTGAGTTTAAAGGAGATCAACCACCTGCTGCAAAGAG agtccaccaggagagctcagaggttcccagtggtcagtctgcccagcagcatcagactcaCCTGGACTCCATATTTCTG ctgctggaggagaacattgtctcttttgtgaggaacgagctgaagaagatcaaGACGGTTCTGAGTTCAGATGACCCAGAATGCTTAGAGAGtcagggggaggatgaggatgaggatgcagagcagaggaggagcagcagagaggcatttGTGAAGatcacgctgcacttcctgaggaggatgaaggaggaggagctggctgagcgtctgcagagca gaagtcctgcTCCAGGTTATCAAGGTAAACTCAAAACTAACCTGAAGGAGaagttccagtgtgtgtttgaggggatcGCTAAAGCAGGAAAGCGGACCCACCTGAATCAGATCTAcacagagctcttcatcacagagggagggactggacaggtcaatgatgaacatgaggtcagacagattgAAACAGCATCCAGGAAACCACACGGACCAGAAACCACAATCAGACAAGAAGACATCTTTAAACCACCTGGACGAaatgaaccaatcagaacagtgatgacaaagggAGTGGCTGGCATTGGGAAGACGGTCTTAACACAgaagttcactctggactgggctGAAGACAAAGCCCACCAGGACATACAGTTCATGTTTCCATTgactttcagagagctgaatgtgctgagagagaaaaggttcagcttggtggaacttgttcatcacttctttcctgaaaccaaagaagcaggaatctgcaggtttgaagagTTCAGGGTTTTGTTCATCCTTGACGGTCTGGATGAGTGTCGACTTCCTCTGGACTTCCGCAACAATGAGATCCTGACTGATGCTACAaagtccacctcagtggatgtgctgctgacaaacctcatcaggaggaacctgcttccctctgcttgcctctggataaccacacgacctgcagcagccaatcagatccctcctGAGTGTGTTCACAtggtgacagaggtcagagggttcaCTGACCCAATGAAGGAGGAGTACTTCAGGAAGAGGTTCAGAGACAAGAAGCAGGCCAGCAGAATCATCTCCCACATCAAGACATCACgaagcctccacatcatgtgccacatcccggtcttctgctggatcactgctacAGTTCTGGAGGATGTATtgaagaccagagaggaaggacagctgcccaagaccctgactgagatgtacatccacttcctggtggttcagtccaaaCTGAAGAACATCAagtatgatggaggagctgagtcagatcctcagtggactccagagagcaggaagatgattgattctctgggaaaactggcctttgagcagctgcagaaaggaaacctgatcttctaccaatcagacctgacagagtgtggcatcgatatcagagcagcctcagtgtactcaggagtgttcacacagatcttcaaagaggagagaggactgtacCAGGGCAAGGTGTTCTGCTTCGTCCATCTGAGtgttcaggagtttctggctgctcttcatgtccatCTGACCTTCATCAACTCTGGAGTCAATCTGGTGTCAGAAGAACAAACGACCTACCATGAATATGCAGAGACACACTTCTACCAGAGTGCAGTGGACAAGGCCTTACAGAGTCCAAATGGACACCTGGACTTGTTCCTCCGATTCCTCATGGGTCTTTCACTGCAGACCAATCAGAGTCTCCTACGAGgcctgctgacacagacaggaagtggctcaaAAAACAGGCAGGTAGCAGTGGAGTGCATCAAGATGAGGATTGAAGAgactccctctgcagagaaaagcatcaatctgttccactgtctgaatgaactgaatgatcGTTCTCTAGTGGAGAAGATCCAACAGTCCTTGAGTTCAGGAAAACTCTCCACAGATgaactgtctcctgctcagtggtcagctctggtcttcatcTTACTGTCATCAGATAAAGATCTGGACGTGTTTAACCTGAAGAAATTCTCTGCTTCAGAGGAGGCtcttctgaggctgctgccagtggtCAAAGCCTCCAACAAAGCTCT GCTGAGTGGCTGtaacctctcagagagaagctgtgaagctctgtcctcagtcctcagatccCAGTCCTCCaatctgagagagctggacctgagtgacaacaacctgcaggattcaggagtgaagctgttatctgctggactggagagtccacactgtgcactggaaTCTCTCAG gctgtcaggctgtctgatcacagaggaaggctgtgcttctctggcctcagctctgacctccaacccctcccatctgagagagctggacctgagctacaatcatccaggagactcaggagtgaagctgctgtctgctggactggcgGATCCATACTGCAGCCTGGACACTCTCAG ggtggagcctgctggagtcCAGTGGTTGGGACCAGGTCTGAGGaagt attcccgtgaactcaaactggacacaaacacagtgaacagaaagatcaaactgtctgacaacaacaggacGGCGACGTATGTCGGGGAGGATCAGTCATATCCTGATCATCCAGACAGGTTTGACCGgtgtcctcagctgctgtgtggaactggtctgactggtcgCTGTTACTGGGAGGTCGAGTGGACAGGAAGAGTTTCTGTATCAGTGAGTTACAGAAGAATcagaaggaaaggagacagTGATGATTGTGTGTTTGGAGAGAATGAACAGTCCTGGAGACTGATCTGCGCTGATGGTGGTCGTTACTATGTCTGGTACAATAACAGTAGAACAtcaatctcctcctcctcttcgtcctctgcCTCTAACAAAATAGGAGTGTATGTGGACTGGCCTGCTGgcactctgtccttctacagagtgtcctctgactcactgatccacctccacaccttcaacacCACATTCATTGAACCTCTTTATCCTGGATTTGGCTTTGGGTTCTTGGCTGgttcctcagtgtctctgtgtcctctgtag